A window of Devosia chinhatensis genomic DNA:
CGGAGACGGCAGGGCTTCAAGAAGCCATCAATGCCTGGAATGCCAGCAATCCCAATATCCAGGTCCGCATGGAAACCATGGCCGGTGGTGATACTCTTGCACAATTGGCGCGCGAAGTGCCGGCAGGCGCTGGTCCAGATATTCAGCACATGGCCTTCGTCTGGACCCGCGACCTGGCCAGGTCCAATCTGCTCCTCGAGCTCGGGCCGCTGATCGAGGCGGAGGCCCCGGGCGCGGGCATCGACGACTTCCTTGCGCTCGAATTGGCCACGCTCGACGACAAGATCTATGGCATGCCCTGGTCGGCCGACACATTCGCCATGGCGTACCGTCCCGATTTGCTGGAAGCTGCCGGCGTCGCCTTGCCCGATACCTGGGAAGAGCTTGCGACTGCGGCTGAGGCCCTCAGCGTCGGTAATGGTCAGTTCGGGCTTTGCTTCCCTGCGGGCAGTTCGCCAGACAGCGGCATGTGGACGCTGGTCAATTACTATCTCTGGTCAAATGGCGCGACGCTGGTCGACGAGACTTCGCCCGGCACCTGGGAAGTGGTGGCGACGGCCGAGGACATCGCCGGGGCCATGACCTATTTCAACAATTTCTTCGCCTCGGGAAGCGCGCCGGAGAGCCTGATCACCGTCAACAGCTGGGGTGACCCCGAACTGATCGGCGGCCTGGGCCGGGGCGATTGCGCCATCACCTTCTTCCCGCCGCAGACCTTCCGTGCCGCTCAGGCCCAGTCCGAAATGCCGCTCCTGACCGGCCTGATCCCCGCGGGCAGCGAAAAGCGGATCTCCCATCTTGGGGGGCGCGCTCTGGGCATCAACCCCAATACCAAGCATCCCGAAGAGGCCTGGGCTTTCGTGCGCTACCTGCTGAGCCCGGAAACCTTCAAGACCTACAATCAGTATCCGGCACAGAACTCTGTTCTGGACGCGCTCGATTTTCCGGAGAACGAGCAGGGTTTCGTGCAGATGCTGCCCTTGGCTCAGACCTTCGAGCGTTACATCTCCTCGCCAATTGCGGTGTCGAGCATGACCGGCCTGATCAACCGCGAATTTGGCGCGGTCTTCTCGGGGCAACGGTCGCCCGAAGAAGCCAGCCAGGTGGTCCTCGACGAGCTGCAGACCCTGCTCCAGCGCGGCAAATCCTGAGCCTTCTGAGGAATAACACGGATGTCCGTCCTCCCCACCAGCGCGCCGGCTGAAGAGCCGGCGCAAGTCCTGGGCAAAAAGCTCGAGCCCTACCTGCTCGTGCTCCCGGCCATGCTGATCCTGGCCTTCTTCTTCGCCGGCCCGGCAGTCTACAACATCGCTCTCGCCTTTCAGGAGCTGAGCCTGTTCGACCTCGGCCGGGAGGGGACATGGGTTGGCTTCGATAACTTTGCCGAGGTTCTCACAGATCCTTCGACAGGCCAGTCGCTGATCAACACCACCCTATGGCTGACGATCGTTACGGTCGTGCTCCGCCTAATCCTGGGACTGGGCCTGGCCCTTTTGCTCAATGCCAGCGTCTTCTCTCGCTGGAAACTGGGATGGCTGGTTCGGTCCCTCATCCTCATACCCTGGGTCACTCCGCCGGTCGTTGCCGTGGCGGCCTGGAAATGGCTGCTCGACGCCCGCTATGGCGTCGTCAACCAGGCCCTGATGGGGCTCGGGCTGATCGAGCAGGGCATTCCTTTTCTGGCGCGCACCTCCACGGTCTGGGGCGCCATCGAAACCATGCTCGTCTGGCGGGAACTGCCCTTTGTAGTGATCACTATCCTTGCGGCGTTGCAATCCATCCCCAGCGAGTTGCGGGAGGCCGCGCGCATCGACGGCGCGAACGAATTCCAGATCCAGACACGCATCGTCCTGCCGCTGCTCAAGCCCGTACTGGCCGTGATCACCTTGCTGACCACCATCTGGACCTTCAATAACTTCGTCTATGTCTGGCTGGCCACGCGTGGCGGGCCGGGCGACTACACGCAAGTCCTGGCCACGCAGATGTACACCACATCCTTCGTGGATTACCGCATGGGCGCGGGCGCGGCGGTGGGCGTTGTGATGAGCCTCATCATGTTCGCCTTCGCCCTCATCTACTTCTTCGTGATTTTCCGGGAAAAGTGAGGCGCGTCATGGCCAAGGATTCCATCAACAGCCATCCGGTCCGCGACCTCCTCACCGTGGTTTTCGGCGTCGGGCTGCTTCTTCTCCTGGCGTTCCCGTTCCTTTGGGTCGTGATCATCTCGTTCCGGCCGGAATCGGAGATTTTCACGCGCACCTTCCAGCTGATCACGACGTTCACGCTCGACAACTACGCCACCCTGCTGGAGGGTTCGCCGTTCCCGACCTATCTGCGCAACAGCCTTTTTGTCTGCACCATCGCCACGGTAGTGGCGGTTGGCATCTCCATGATCACTGCCTACGGCTTCTCACGGAACCGGCGGTTTACCGGGCGGCAGACCTTGCTGATCCTTGTAATTGCCACCCAGCTTTTCCCCTTCGTGATCCTGATCACTCCGCTCTATGCGACTTTCTTCTCGCTGGGCATGATCAACAACCCGCTGGCGCTGGTCATTTCCTATATCGCGGTCAATCTGCCGTTCTGCATCTATATGCTGCTGGGCTATCTCGATACGATTCCGCGCGATCTCGACGATGCCGCGCGCATCGACGGTGCCTCGACACTACAGATCATCTTCCGGGTGATCCTGCCGGTCGCCTGGCCGGGGATCGTTACCGTTGCCGTCTACGCCTTCGTTTCGGCATGGGACGAATTCCTCTTCGCCCTCACCCTCATGACCTCGGACGAGAACAAGACCGTTCCGGTCGGCCTTGCCGGCTTTTTCGGCGAGTACACCACGCAATGGAACCTGGTCATGGCCGCCTCGGTCATCTCGACCCTGCCCACCCTCATCATCTTCATGTTCCTGCAGCGCAAGCTCGTGTCCGACCTGTCGGCTGGCGCGGTCAAGACATGATCGCCGACCCAAGCGCCACCGCTGGCCCCACACTCATCGCATTGGCATTCCCATGAATATCATTCTCGTGCTGATCGACAGCGTCAATCGCAACGCCCTTTCGCCCTATGGTGGCAAGGAGTTTGCGACCCCAAACATGCAGGCTTTCGTCGATCGTGGCGCCTGGCGCTTCGATAATCACTTTACCTGCAGCCTGCCATGCATGCCGGCGCGGCGGGAAATCTTCTCTGGCACCATGAACCTTCAATGGCGCCCCTGGGGCCCTCTGGAGCCCTTTGACCTTCGACTACCCAAACTGGTCGAGCAGGCCGGCTATTCCACCGGTATGGTCACGGACCACTATCATTATTGGGAAGAATCCGCGAACGGCTATATCCAGGGCTTCCAGAGCGCCGAACTGGTGCGCGGGCATGAGCTTGATTTCTGGAAGCCGCTCCTGCCGGACAGCGACCTGCCGCAATGG
This region includes:
- a CDS encoding ABC transporter substrate-binding protein, whose protein sequence is MKMTPWRHAALMTTCLVALATPAYAQDQVSLVFRQFDPPTETAGLQEAINAWNASNPNIQVRMETMAGGDTLAQLAREVPAGAGPDIQHMAFVWTRDLARSNLLLELGPLIEAEAPGAGIDDFLALELATLDDKIYGMPWSADTFAMAYRPDLLEAAGVALPDTWEELATAAEALSVGNGQFGLCFPAGSSPDSGMWTLVNYYLWSNGATLVDETSPGTWEVVATAEDIAGAMTYFNNFFASGSAPESLITVNSWGDPELIGGLGRGDCAITFFPPQTFRAAQAQSEMPLLTGLIPAGSEKRISHLGGRALGINPNTKHPEEAWAFVRYLLSPETFKTYNQYPAQNSVLDALDFPENEQGFVQMLPLAQTFERYISSPIAVSSMTGLINREFGAVFSGQRSPEEASQVVLDELQTLLQRGKS
- a CDS encoding carbohydrate ABC transporter permease, translated to MSVLPTSAPAEEPAQVLGKKLEPYLLVLPAMLILAFFFAGPAVYNIALAFQELSLFDLGREGTWVGFDNFAEVLTDPSTGQSLINTTLWLTIVTVVLRLILGLGLALLLNASVFSRWKLGWLVRSLILIPWVTPPVVAVAAWKWLLDARYGVVNQALMGLGLIEQGIPFLARTSTVWGAIETMLVWRELPFVVITILAALQSIPSELREAARIDGANEFQIQTRIVLPLLKPVLAVITLLTTIWTFNNFVYVWLATRGGPGDYTQVLATQMYTTSFVDYRMGAGAAVGVVMSLIMFAFALIYFFVIFREK
- a CDS encoding carbohydrate ABC transporter permease, translated to MAKDSINSHPVRDLLTVVFGVGLLLLLAFPFLWVVIISFRPESEIFTRTFQLITTFTLDNYATLLEGSPFPTYLRNSLFVCTIATVVAVGISMITAYGFSRNRRFTGRQTLLILVIATQLFPFVILITPLYATFFSLGMINNPLALVISYIAVNLPFCIYMLLGYLDTIPRDLDDAARIDGASTLQIIFRVILPVAWPGIVTVAVYAFVSAWDEFLFALTLMTSDENKTVPVGLAGFFGEYTTQWNLVMAASVISTLPTLIIFMFLQRKLVSDLSAGAVKT